From Camelus bactrianus isolate YW-2024 breed Bactrian camel chromosome 16, ASM4877302v1, whole genome shotgun sequence, the proteins below share one genomic window:
- the LOC123615093 gene encoding uncharacterized protein C17orf50, with the protein MLYAHLLARLAAGVKTPLWKKELEEPRAGEAEAEAAEEGSEEEDDEDDEERLPVEGAAEGEAEGGEAARGEGRERGSVSYCPLRQESSTQQVALLRRADGSFWGWFSPLALLGGLGAPADRKRNPPEEPCVLETPRRRPRGGGCARCEILFCKKCRNLHSPPAYVAHCILEHPDLGPSGPVGRGIA; encoded by the exons ATGCTGTATGCCCACCTGCTTGCCCGCCTAGCCGCAG GCGTCAAGACCCCCTTGTGGAAGAAGGAGCTGGAGGAGCCCCGGGccggggaggcagaggcagaggccgCTGAGGAGGGGTCGGAGGAGGAGGACGACGAGGACGACGAGGAGAGGCTGCCAGTGGAAGGCGCGGCGGAGGGCGAGGCAGAGGGCGGGGAGGCGGCGCGCGGCGAGGGCCGCGAGCGGGGCTCGGTGTCCTACTGCCCGCTGCGCCAGGAGTCCAGCACCCAGCAGGTGGCGCTGCTGCGGCGCGCGGACGGCAGCTTCTGGGGCTGGTTCAGCCCCTTGGCGCTGCTCGGCGGCCTGGGCGCTCCGGCCGACAG GAAGCGGAACCCCCCGGAGGAGCCGTGCGTGCTGGAGACGCCGAGGCGGCGGCCGCGCGGCGGGGGCTGCGCGCGCTGCGAGATCCTTTTCTGCAAGAAGTGCAGGAACCTGCACAGCCCGCCGGCCTACGTGGCGCACTGCATCCTGGAGCACCCGGATTTGG GTCCTTCTGGCCCGGTGGGCAGAGGCATCGCCTAG